A DNA window from Massilia putida contains the following coding sequences:
- a CDS encoding response regulator transcription factor, which produces MKVLIVDDDVVSRMMLMHMIDSAASGVFDVLEAEDGADAWNQLDGGADPTIVFCDLRMPRVSGMELLARVKADARFAGLPFVLVSAAADSATMEQALNLGAAGYIVKPFDSARVGMHLTPLMRAADEQPAATLRRLGIDATRLLLYLGGLQRQLVSAGTDLAALLATSQIDVARAYLARLCEGCRTLGLHGAAAGFDALRSAPDDAGLARELEAAHRAVLRQTDATRHLAM; this is translated from the coding sequence ATGAAGGTATTGATTGTCGACGATGACGTGGTGTCGCGCATGATGCTGATGCACATGATCGACAGCGCGGCCAGCGGCGTGTTCGATGTGCTGGAAGCGGAAGACGGCGCCGACGCCTGGAACCAGCTGGACGGCGGCGCGGACCCGACGATCGTGTTCTGCGACCTGCGCATGCCGCGCGTGTCCGGCATGGAGCTGCTGGCCCGCGTGAAGGCCGACGCACGCTTCGCCGGCCTGCCGTTCGTCCTCGTCTCGGCCGCCGCCGACAGCGCGACGATGGAGCAGGCGCTGAATCTCGGCGCGGCCGGCTACATCGTCAAGCCCTTCGACAGCGCGCGTGTCGGCATGCACCTGACCCCGTTGATGCGCGCGGCCGACGAACAGCCCGCAGCCACGCTGCGCCGCCTCGGCATCGACGCCACGCGCTTGCTGCTGTACCTCGGCGGCCTGCAGCGCCAGCTGGTCAGCGCCGGCACGGATCTCGCCGCGCTGCTGGCGACCAGCCAGATCGATGTCGCACGCGCCTATCTCGCGCGCCTGTGCGAGGGCTGCCGCACGCTCGGCCTGCACGGCGCCGCGGCCGGCTTCGACGCCTTGCGCTCGGCCCCGGACGACGCCGGTCTCGCGCGCGAACTGGAGGCGGCGCACCGTGCCGTCCTGCGTCAGACCGATGCCACCAGGCATCTCGCCATGTGA
- a CDS encoding hybrid sensor histidine kinase/response regulator: MKTTVSPSLTFLTGGGQMAARIAGHDWRATKLGPIEGWPAALRTALGLTLNSRFPSLLCWGAELISFHNDAYTPLLGDKAALGLPFRAVWSEAWDTVGPIAMKAYAGEATYHEDVQVAQRWFTFSYSPVRDDDGTVGGILCTVLETTDKMRALAKLRQKEDTLRRLNEALAHQVAPHASDRERLWRISPDVMCSASLATGRFLSVNPAFTASFGWTAEEATTRPFMEMVYWEDQDDVLAKTQLLAAGTPLVGYEIRIRHKDGSYRWVSWTISPEGELLYGVARDITAEKHQADALRQAEEALRQSQKMEAVGQLTGGLAHDFNNMLAGVTGHLELMKLRLRMGQTGDLPTRIDAALGVTQRAAALTHRLLAFSRRQALDPKPTSVNALVMSMTDLIERAAGPAIGVRTRLAAALWMTLCDPNQLESALLNLANNARDAMPEGGLLIIETENVTLTPAQARRHGDLRPGEYVQVSVRDNGAGMAPDVVARAFDPFFTTKPMGQGTGLGLSMVYGFAHQSGGNVRIESRPGQGTEVRLLLPRHLVETPAAEPADVEPPLQAGSRKGVVMVVDDEADIRAVMSEVLELQGYTVLVACDAPQALRLLQDTRPDMLVTDVGLPNGMNGRQLADHVRVQWPQLPVLMVTGYAESTVMKNEKLPAQMEILTKPFAMNALVDKVGNMLALGVGTETGAEAA; this comes from the coding sequence ATGAAGACCACGGTTTCCCCCAGCCTGACTTTTCTTACCGGCGGCGGCCAGATGGCCGCGCGCATCGCCGGCCATGACTGGCGCGCGACGAAGCTCGGCCCCATCGAGGGTTGGCCGGCCGCGCTGCGCACGGCACTGGGCCTGACGCTGAATTCGCGGTTCCCCTCGTTGCTGTGCTGGGGCGCCGAGCTGATCAGTTTCCACAACGACGCCTACACGCCGCTGCTCGGCGACAAGGCCGCGCTGGGCCTGCCGTTCCGCGCGGTCTGGTCGGAAGCGTGGGACACCGTCGGACCGATCGCCATGAAGGCCTATGCCGGCGAAGCCACGTACCACGAGGACGTGCAGGTCGCGCAGCGCTGGTTCACGTTCTCGTACAGTCCCGTGCGCGACGACGACGGCACCGTCGGCGGCATCCTGTGCACGGTCCTCGAGACGACGGACAAGATGCGCGCGCTAGCTAAGCTGCGCCAGAAGGAAGACACGCTGCGCCGCCTGAACGAGGCGCTGGCGCACCAGGTCGCGCCGCACGCGAGCGACCGCGAACGGCTGTGGCGCATCTCGCCCGACGTGATGTGCTCGGCCTCGCTGGCGACGGGACGCTTCCTCTCCGTGAACCCGGCGTTCACCGCGTCCTTCGGCTGGACTGCCGAGGAAGCGACGACGCGTCCGTTCATGGAGATGGTGTATTGGGAAGACCAGGACGACGTGCTGGCGAAGACGCAACTGCTGGCCGCCGGCACGCCGCTCGTCGGCTACGAAATAAGGATCCGGCACAAGGACGGCTCCTACCGCTGGGTGTCCTGGACGATCTCCCCGGAAGGCGAACTGCTGTACGGCGTCGCGCGCGACATCACGGCGGAAAAGCACCAGGCCGACGCGCTGCGCCAGGCCGAGGAAGCGCTGCGCCAGTCGCAGAAGATGGAAGCCGTGGGCCAGCTGACGGGCGGTCTCGCGCACGATTTCAACAATATGCTGGCGGGCGTGACGGGCCATTTGGAACTCATGAAGCTGCGCCTGCGCATGGGGCAGACGGGCGACCTGCCGACGCGCATCGACGCCGCCCTCGGCGTGACGCAGCGCGCGGCCGCGCTCACGCACCGCCTGCTCGCGTTCTCGCGCCGCCAGGCGCTCGACCCGAAGCCGACCAGCGTCAACGCGCTCGTGATGTCGATGACGGACCTGATCGAACGCGCGGCCGGTCCGGCGATCGGCGTGCGCACCCGTCTCGCGGCCGCATTGTGGATGACGCTGTGCGATCCGAACCAGCTCGAGTCCGCCTTATTGAATCTCGCGAACAATGCGCGCGACGCCATGCCGGAAGGCGGCCTGCTCATCATCGAGACGGAGAACGTGACGCTCACGCCCGCCCAGGCGCGCCGCCACGGCGACCTGCGGCCCGGCGAATACGTGCAGGTGAGCGTGCGCGACAACGGGGCCGGCATGGCGCCGGACGTGGTGGCGCGCGCGTTCGACCCGTTCTTCACGACCAAACCGATGGGGCAGGGTACGGGCCTGGGCCTGTCGATGGTGTACGGCTTCGCGCACCAGTCGGGCGGCAACGTGCGCATCGAATCGCGGCCCGGGCAGGGCACGGAAGTGCGCCTGCTGCTGCCGCGCCACCTCGTGGAGACGCCGGCGGCGGAACCCGCGGACGTGGAACCGCCGCTGCAAGCCGGCAGTCGCAAGGGCGTCGTGATGGTCGTCGACGACGAGGCCGACATCCGCGCCGTGATGAGCGAGGTGCTGGAATTGCAGGGCTACACGGTGCTCGTCGCCTGCGACGCCCCGCAGGCGCTGCGCCTGCTGCAGGACACGCGGCCGGACATGCTCGTGACGGACGTCGGACTGCCCAACGGCATGAACGGCCGCCAGCTGGCCGACCACGTGCGCGTGCAATGGCCCCAGCTGCCCGTGCTGATGGTGACGGGTTACGCGGAAAGCACCGTCATGAAAAACGAAAAGCTGCCGGCGCAGATGGAGATCCTGACCAAGCCGTTCGCCATGAATGCGCTCGTGGACAAGGTCGGTAACATGCTGGCGCTGGGCGTCGGTACGGAAACGGGCGCCGAAGCCGCCTGA
- a CDS encoding carbonic anhydrase, whose translation MAVVVNCIDSRTSPEIIFDAGLGDLLTVRIAGNVISREIIGGLEIAHKLDEQTYPVGWAFEAGGLD comes from the coding sequence ATGGCCGTCGTCGTCAACTGCATCGATTCGCGCACGTCGCCGGAAATCATCTTCGATGCCGGCTTGGGCGATCTGCTGACGGTGCGCATCGCGGGCAATGTGATCAGCCGCGAGATCATCGGCGGCCTGGAGATCGCCCATAAGCTTGACGAACAAACCTATCCCGTTGGGTGGGCATTTGAGGCCGGGGGCCTCGATTGA
- a CDS encoding ATP-binding cassette domain-containing protein has product MAVISLSSAQLAFGHVALLDHADFSLEAGERVGLIGRNGTGKSSLLKIISGRSKLDDGLLVMQQNVKIAYVEQEPVFDPDMTVFDAVAAGMGDQQAMLAEYESLTGQFGQGNDDAIMDRMHDLQAKLDATDAWNLGNKVETTLDRLGLAGEAKMGTLSGGMQKRVALAVALVSGPDVLLLDEPTNHLDFTSIQWLEGLLREFRGSVLFITHDRRFLDNVATRIVELDRGRLLSFPGNFSKYQERKRELLAIEEVENAKFDKVLAQEEVWIRKGVEARRTRNEGRVRRLEDLRLQRAARRDQQGQVRIDVATGERSGKIVAELENISKSYGDKVIVKDFTGTIMRGDKVGLIGPNGAGKTTLLKIILGEETVDSGNVKLGTRLNVAYFDQMRAQLNEEATLADTIAPGSDWVEINGQRKHVMSYLGDFLFAPERARSPVKSLSGGERNRLLLARLFAKPANCLVLDEPTNDLDIDTLELLEELLTDYSGTVFLVSHDRTFLDNVVTQVIVSEGEGTWREFVGGYSDWERVKSAAPAASAAAQKAAPAKAQDMSSSAQNASGKKVKLSYKEQRELEELPQLIASLEDEQSAITAQLNAPDFYKTNPADARRMNARFAEIEELLLDALERWERLEARARGD; this is encoded by the coding sequence ATGGCTGTCATTTCCCTCTCTTCCGCGCAACTGGCATTCGGCCACGTCGCGCTGCTCGATCATGCCGATTTTTCGCTGGAAGCCGGCGAGCGCGTCGGACTCATCGGCCGCAACGGCACGGGTAAATCCTCGCTGCTGAAAATCATTTCCGGCCGCTCGAAACTGGACGACGGCCTGCTCGTGATGCAACAGAACGTCAAGATCGCGTACGTCGAGCAGGAGCCCGTGTTCGACCCGGACATGACCGTGTTCGACGCCGTCGCCGCCGGCATGGGCGACCAGCAGGCGATGCTGGCCGAGTACGAGTCGCTGACGGGGCAATTTGGCCAGGGCAATGACGACGCGATCATGGACCGCATGCACGATCTGCAGGCCAAGCTCGATGCGACGGATGCCTGGAACCTCGGCAACAAGGTCGAGACGACGCTGGACCGCCTGGGCCTGGCCGGCGAGGCGAAGATGGGCACCTTGTCGGGCGGTATGCAGAAGCGGGTGGCGCTGGCCGTCGCGCTCGTGTCCGGTCCGGACGTGCTGCTGCTGGACGAACCGACGAACCACCTGGACTTCACGTCGATCCAGTGGCTCGAAGGCCTGCTGCGCGAATTCCGCGGCTCCGTGCTGTTCATCACCCACGACCGCCGCTTCCTCGACAACGTCGCGACGCGCATCGTCGAACTGGACCGCGGGCGTCTGCTCTCGTTCCCCGGCAACTTCAGCAAATACCAGGAGCGCAAGCGCGAACTGCTCGCGATCGAAGAAGTGGAGAACGCCAAGTTCGACAAGGTGCTTGCACAGGAAGAAGTGTGGATCCGCAAGGGCGTGGAAGCGCGCCGCACCCGCAACGAAGGCCGCGTGCGCCGCCTGGAAGACTTGCGCCTGCAGCGCGCCGCGCGCCGCGACCAGCAAGGCCAGGTGCGCATCGATGTCGCGACCGGCGAGCGTTCCGGCAAGATCGTTGCGGAGCTGGAAAACATCTCGAAGAGCTATGGCGACAAGGTGATCGTCAAGGATTTTACGGGCACGATCATGCGCGGCGACAAGGTCGGCCTCATCGGCCCGAACGGGGCCGGCAAGACGACGCTGCTGAAGATCATCCTCGGCGAAGAGACGGTGGACAGCGGCAACGTCAAGCTGGGCACGCGCCTGAACGTCGCCTATTTCGACCAGATGCGCGCGCAGCTGAACGAGGAAGCGACGCTGGCCGACACGATTGCGCCAGGCAGCGACTGGGTCGAGATCAACGGCCAGCGCAAGCACGTGATGAGCTATCTGGGCGACTTCCTGTTCGCGCCGGAGCGCGCGCGTTCGCCCGTGAAATCGCTGTCGGGCGGCGAGCGCAACCGCCTGCTGCTGGCGCGCCTGTTCGCCAAGCCGGCCAACTGCCTCGTGCTGGACGAGCCTACCAACGACCTCGACATCGACACGCTGGAATTGCTGGAAGAACTGTTGACGGATTACAGCGGCACGGTCTTCCTCGTCAGCCACGACCGTACGTTCCTCGACAATGTCGTCACGCAAGTCATCGTGTCCGAAGGGGAGGGAACGTGGCGGGAATTTGTCGGCGGCTACAGCGATTGGGAACGCGTGAAAAGCGCCGCACCGGCCGCGTCGGCGGCAGCACAAAAAGCCGCGCCGGCGAAAGCACAGGATATGTCATCCAGCGCACAGAACGCATCCGGCAAGAAGGTAAAGTTGAGTTACAAGGAGCAGCGAGAGCTGGAAGAACTGCCGCAGCTCATCGCCAGCCTTGAAGACGAGCAGTCGGCCATCACGGCACAGCTGAATGCGCCCGACTTCTACAAGACCAATCCCGCCGACGCGCGCCGCATGAACGCACGTTTCGCGGAAATCGAGGAATTGCTGCTCGACGCCCTGGAGCGTTGGGAGCGCCTCGAAGCGCGCGCGCGGGGAGATTAG
- a CDS encoding CAAX prenyl protease-related protein: MTEHDDRYAVPATAAIPADAPMFNRAAWIRILPFAAYLFFIVIGDVLERLGVRQDALRWLYPVKIALVALLLALFWRRYQELSRFHLRSLHALIALATGIVVLVLWISLDAGWMLVGSPSGYDPRVDGRVDWLLVSIRIAGAALVVPVMEELFWRSFLMRWVDAPDFESVAPSQLSIKSFVITVLLFGFEHNLWLAGIVAGAAYSLLYMRHRNLWSPILAHAVTNGLLGVWVVRTGNWSYW, from the coding sequence ATGACTGAGCATGACGACCGCTACGCCGTGCCCGCCACGGCAGCCATCCCGGCCGACGCTCCCATGTTCAACCGCGCGGCCTGGATCCGCATTCTGCCCTTCGCCGCTTACCTGTTCTTCATCGTCATCGGCGACGTGCTCGAGCGCCTGGGTGTCCGGCAGGACGCCCTGCGCTGGCTGTACCCCGTCAAGATCGCCCTCGTGGCCCTGTTGCTGGCGCTGTTCTGGCGCCGGTATCAAGAACTTTCCCGTTTTCATCTCCGATCGTTGCACGCGCTGATCGCGCTGGCGACGGGCATCGTCGTGCTCGTCCTGTGGATCAGCCTGGACGCCGGCTGGATGCTCGTCGGTTCGCCGTCCGGTTACGATCCGCGCGTCGACGGCCGCGTCGACTGGCTGCTGGTCTCGATCCGCATCGCCGGCGCCGCGCTCGTCGTGCCCGTCATGGAGGAATTGTTTTGGCGTTCTTTCCTGATGCGATGGGTGGACGCCCCTGATTTCGAGTCGGTTGCGCCCTCTCAACTCAGTATCAAAAGCTTCGTCATTACCGTCCTGCTGTTCGGCTTCGAACATAACCTCTGGCTTGCCGGGATCGTTGCGGGCGCAGCCTACAGCCTGCTGTACATGCGTCACCGCAACTTGTGGTCGCCGATCCTGGCGCATGCCGTGACCAATGGCCTGCTTGGCGTGTGGGTGGTTCGAACCGGAAACTGGTCTTACTGGTAA
- the epsL gene encoding XrtB/PEP-CTERM-associated polysaccharide biosynthesis outer membrane protein EpsL, with protein sequence MLTSRVRPLALLLCSLFALPAGAGPSDALHVYGGVAYGHDDNLLRIPDGQAAFDGTRADSWWEREAGLIFDKTYSRQRISIVAKLSKYDFNHFKQLNYDGKDLQATWFWQLGNHLEGRVGTTYEQVLAPYTDFQSNERNLRRSRTQFAEGAWRFHSSWRVRTGFQRDKYDYELFAQRYNNRTEDASEVELDYLPSSGSTVGLVARRVKGKYPYPRPVGPFLLNDNFTQDELKARVLWLATGSTTFDALVGYTRRDQPSFGTGKTSGVAGKIKATYQPRGKMTYKAAVWRDFAPLESTVVSYTLNKGASVGAQWDATAKIKVNADAVYERRNYNARESFARLGDIRDSIRTSSLSATWAPRPTVQVSAGLAHQARSGSVVLGTGSFKSNSVTLSANAQF encoded by the coding sequence ATGTTGACATCCCGCGTACGTCCTCTTGCCCTGTTGCTGTGCTCCCTCTTCGCGCTGCCGGCCGGTGCCGGTCCCAGCGATGCGCTCCACGTGTACGGCGGGGTCGCCTACGGCCACGACGACAACCTGCTGCGCATCCCGGACGGCCAGGCCGCGTTCGACGGCACCCGTGCCGATTCGTGGTGGGAGCGGGAGGCCGGACTGATTTTCGATAAAACCTATAGCCGGCAACGGATTTCCATCGTGGCCAAGCTGTCGAAGTACGACTTCAACCACTTCAAACAGCTCAATTACGATGGCAAGGACTTGCAGGCAACCTGGTTCTGGCAACTCGGCAACCACCTCGAAGGCAGGGTCGGCACGACCTACGAACAGGTGCTGGCGCCGTACACCGATTTCCAGAGCAACGAGCGCAACCTGCGCCGCAGCCGCACCCAGTTCGCGGAGGGCGCGTGGCGTTTCCACTCGTCCTGGCGCGTGCGCACGGGCTTCCAGCGCGACAAATACGACTACGAGCTGTTCGCGCAACGCTACAACAACCGCACGGAGGATGCGAGCGAGGTCGAGCTCGATTATCTGCCGAGCAGCGGCAGCACGGTCGGTCTCGTGGCGCGCCGCGTGAAGGGCAAGTATCCATACCCGCGTCCCGTGGGCCCGTTCCTCCTCAACGACAATTTCACGCAGGACGAGCTGAAGGCGCGCGTGCTGTGGCTGGCCACGGGCTCGACGACCTTCGATGCCCTCGTCGGCTACACGCGGCGCGATCAGCCATCCTTCGGCACGGGCAAGACGAGCGGCGTGGCCGGCAAGATCAAGGCCACCTACCAGCCGCGCGGCAAGATGACCTATAAAGCCGCGGTCTGGCGCGACTTCGCGCCGCTGGAAAGCACGGTGGTGAGCTATACGCTGAACAAGGGCGCCAGCGTCGGCGCGCAGTGGGACGCGACGGCCAAGATCAAGGTGAATGCGGACGCCGTCTACGAACGGCGCAACTACAACGCGCGCGAATCGTTTGCCAGATTGGGCGATATCCGCGATTCCATCCGCACGAGCAGCCTGTCGGCGACGTGGGCGCCGCGGCCGACCGTGCAGGTATCGGCCGGGCTTGCGCATCAGGCGCGCAGCGGGTCGGTCGTGCTCGGCACCGGCAGCTTCAAGTCGAACAGCGTGACGCTGTCGGCCAATGCGCAGTTCTAA
- a CDS encoding undecaprenyl-phosphate glucose phosphotransferase codes for MTVNDIPLISFFQRVLDPLIIMGTLYLSALLFHEPFSGYLLVLMVLAFFISSAVYQHIDPYRTWRSGRMWAYARDTVFGWCVTLAVLMFLGSSSGLKYYYDQRVLLAWAVATPLILLGSHIAARVTNRPGNTREVRSVVVVGVNDVGLKFAGICDRHPNLFMQVRGFFDDRDGERRPAELPHPMLGKTDELAQYVRNNGIKMIFISQPISAQPRIRKLIDELQDTTASVYFLPDVYIFDLMQARFDNVGGMPVIAICETPFMGLNSMVKRTSDIVLSCIILLLLAPLMLAIAVAVRLSSPGPVIFRQRRYGLYGEEIIVYKFRSMKVMENGNIVVQARQGDERVTPIGGFLRRTSLDELPQFINVLQGRMSIVGPRPHAVAHNEQYRKLIKGYMLRHKVKPGITGWAQVNGLRGETATLDKMEARIQYDLDYLRNWSLWLDLWIILKTVKVVLTRENAF; via the coding sequence ATGACCGTCAATGACATACCACTGATCTCGTTCTTTCAGCGCGTCCTCGATCCGCTGATCATCATGGGCACGCTGTACCTGTCGGCGCTGCTGTTCCATGAACCGTTTTCGGGGTATCTGCTGGTGCTGATGGTGCTGGCCTTCTTCATTTCGTCGGCCGTGTACCAGCACATCGATCCGTACCGCACGTGGCGCAGCGGCCGGATGTGGGCCTATGCGCGCGACACCGTGTTCGGCTGGTGCGTGACCCTGGCCGTGCTGATGTTCCTCGGCTCGTCCAGCGGCCTCAAATACTATTACGACCAGCGCGTGCTGCTGGCCTGGGCCGTCGCCACCCCGCTGATCCTGCTGGGCAGCCACATCGCCGCCCGCGTGACGAACCGGCCCGGCAATACGAGGGAAGTGCGGTCCGTGGTGGTGGTCGGCGTCAACGACGTGGGCCTCAAGTTCGCCGGCATCTGCGACCGCCATCCGAACCTGTTCATGCAGGTGCGCGGCTTCTTCGACGACCGCGACGGCGAGCGCCGGCCGGCCGAACTGCCGCACCCGATGCTGGGCAAGACGGACGAGCTGGCGCAGTACGTGCGCAACAACGGCATCAAGATGATCTTCATCAGCCAGCCGATCTCGGCGCAGCCGCGCATCCGCAAGCTCATCGACGAGTTGCAGGACACCACGGCGTCCGTCTATTTCCTGCCGGACGTCTACATCTTCGACCTGATGCAGGCACGCTTCGACAACGTCGGCGGCATGCCCGTGATCGCGATCTGCGAGACGCCGTTCATGGGCCTGAACAGCATGGTCAAGCGAACCTCCGACATCGTGCTGTCGTGCATCATCCTGCTGCTGCTGGCGCCGCTGATGCTGGCCATCGCCGTGGCCGTCCGGTTGAGTTCGCCCGGTCCCGTCATCTTCCGCCAGCGCCGCTACGGCCTGTATGGCGAAGAAATCATCGTCTACAAATTCCGTTCGATGAAGGTGATGGAGAACGGCAATATCGTCGTGCAGGCGCGCCAGGGGGACGAGCGTGTGACGCCCATCGGCGGCTTCCTGCGCCGCACGTCGCTCGATGAATTGCCGCAGTTTATCAACGTGCTGCAAGGCAGGATGAGCATCGTCGGGCCGCGTCCGCACGCGGTCGCGCACAACGAACAATATCGCAAGCTGATCAAGGGATACATGCTGCGCCATAAGGTCAAACCGGGTATCACCGGTTGGGCGCAGGTCAACGGGTTGCGTGGTGAAACCGCCACGCTGGACAAGATGGAAGCGCGTATCCAGTACGACCTCGACTACCTGCGCAACTGGTCGCTGTGGCTGGACCTGTGGATCATCCTCAAGACGGTCAAAGTGGTGCTGACGCGCGAAAACGCGTTCTGA
- the gmd gene encoding GDP-mannose 4,6-dehydratase, translated as MKKALITGVTGQDGSYLAELLLAKGYEVHGIKRRASLFNTERIDHIYQDPHVEDNHFHLHYGDLSDTSNLNRILCEVRPDEVYNLGAMSHVAVSFESPEYTADVDALGTLRLLEAIRFLGLEKTTRFYQASTSELYGLVQETPQRETTPFYPRSPYAVAKLYAYWITVNYREAYGLYACNGILFNHESPRRGETFVTRKITRGLANISQGLEHQLFLGNLDALRDWGHARDYVEMQWLMLQQDAPEDYVIATGRQYSVRHFVDVAARELGIEIAWQGEGVHERGVIAAIHGDKAPGVVVGQPIVAVDPQFFRPTEVETLLGDPGKARRRLGWEPRTSFEAMVQEMVAHDLETARRHKLLASHGYNVAISLE; from the coding sequence ATGAAAAAAGCGCTGATCACGGGTGTCACCGGGCAGGACGGTTCTTATCTCGCTGAATTGCTGCTCGCCAAAGGCTACGAAGTGCACGGCATCAAGCGGCGCGCCTCGCTGTTCAACACGGAGCGGATCGATCACATCTACCAGGACCCGCACGTCGAAGACAACCACTTCCACCTGCATTACGGCGACCTGTCCGATACGTCGAACCTGAACCGCATCCTGTGCGAAGTCAGGCCCGACGAGGTGTACAACCTGGGGGCCATGAGCCACGTGGCCGTGTCGTTCGAATCGCCGGAATACACGGCCGACGTCGACGCCCTCGGCACCTTGCGCCTGCTGGAAGCGATCCGCTTTCTCGGCCTGGAAAAGACCACGCGGTTCTACCAGGCATCGACCTCGGAACTGTACGGCCTCGTGCAGGAAACGCCGCAGCGCGAGACGACGCCGTTCTACCCGCGCAGTCCGTATGCCGTGGCCAAGCTGTACGCCTACTGGATCACAGTCAATTACCGCGAAGCGTATGGCTTGTATGCCTGCAACGGCATCCTGTTCAACCACGAATCCCCGCGCCGCGGCGAGACATTTGTCACGCGCAAGATCACGCGCGGCCTCGCGAACATTTCGCAGGGCTTGGAGCACCAACTGTTTCTCGGCAACCTCGACGCGCTGCGCGACTGGGGCCACGCGCGCGACTATGTCGAGATGCAATGGCTCATGCTGCAACAGGACGCGCCCGAGGATTACGTGATCGCGACGGGGCGCCAATATTCCGTGCGCCACTTCGTCGACGTGGCCGCGCGCGAGCTGGGCATCGAGATCGCGTGGCAGGGCGAGGGCGTGCACGAACGCGGCGTGATCGCCGCCATTCACGGCGACAAGGCGCCCGGCGTCGTGGTGGGCCAACCGATCGTCGCCGTCGACCCGCAATTCTTCCGTCCGACGGAAGTCGAGACGCTGCTCGGCGATCCGGGCAAGGCACGCCGCCGGCTGGGCTGGGAGCCGCGGACGTCTTTCGAGGCGATGGTGCAGGAAATGGTGGCGCACGACCTCGAGACGGCGCGCCGCCACAAGCTGCTGGCATCGCATGGCTACAACGTTGCAATTTCATTGGAGTGA
- the fcl gene encoding GDP-L-fucose synthase produces the protein MNTQPRIYVAGHNGLVGSAIVRVLRAQGHTNIVTRSHAELELTDQAQVREFFRNERIDQVYLAAAKVGGIHANNTYPAEFIYDNMMVQANVVHEAWRNGVNKLLFLGSSCIYPRLAQQPIKEEYLMSGMLEPTNEPYAMAKIAGIKLCESYNRQYGTDYRSVMPTNLYGPGDNYHPENSHVIPALMRRFHEAKVSGAPEVVIWGSGKPMREFLYVDDMAEASVYVMNLDHDTYAANTDPMHSHINVGTGEDVTIADLARLVGETVGYRGRIGFDTTKPDGTPRKLLDVSKLKSLGWQARTPLPEGLRRAYAAFVDLMAAQEKRAAA, from the coding sequence TTGAATACTCAACCCCGCATCTACGTGGCCGGCCATAACGGGCTGGTCGGTTCGGCCATCGTGCGCGTGCTGCGCGCGCAAGGCCACACGAACATCGTCACGCGCAGCCACGCGGAACTGGAATTGACCGATCAGGCCCAGGTCCGCGAGTTCTTCCGCAACGAGCGCATCGACCAGGTCTACCTGGCCGCCGCCAAGGTCGGCGGCATCCACGCGAACAACACGTATCCGGCCGAGTTCATCTACGACAACATGATGGTGCAGGCGAACGTCGTGCACGAAGCGTGGCGGAACGGGGTGAACAAGCTGTTGTTCCTCGGGTCGTCGTGCATCTACCCGCGCCTCGCGCAGCAGCCCATCAAGGAAGAGTATCTGATGAGCGGCATGCTGGAGCCGACCAATGAACCGTATGCGATGGCGAAGATCGCCGGCATCAAGTTGTGCGAAAGCTATAACCGCCAGTACGGCACGGATTACCGCAGCGTGATGCCGACGAATTTGTACGGCCCCGGTGACAACTATCACCCGGAAAACAGCCACGTGATCCCGGCCCTGATGCGGCGCTTCCACGAAGCCAAGGTGAGCGGCGCGCCCGAAGTCGTCATCTGGGGCAGCGGCAAGCCCATGCGCGAATTCCTGTACGTCGACGACATGGCGGAAGCCAGCGTCTACGTGATGAATCTCGACCACGACACGTATGCCGCCAACACCGACCCGATGCATTCGCACATCAACGTGGGCACCGGTGAAGACGTCACGATCGCGGACCTCGCGCGCCTCGTCGGCGAGACGGTCGGCTACCGCGGCCGCATCGGCTTCGACACCACCAAGCCCGACGGTACGCCGCGCAAGCTGCTCGACGTGTCCAAGCTGAAATCCCTCGGCTGGCAGGCACGCACGCCGTTGCCGGAAGGGTTGCGGCGCGCGTACGCGGCCTTCGTCGACCTGATGGCAGCCCAGGAAAAACGGGCCGCGGCATGA